A single Watersipora subatra chromosome 7, tzWatSuba1.1, whole genome shotgun sequence DNA region contains:
- the LOC137400824 gene encoding zinc finger BED domain-containing protein 5-like, translated as MEAEHQVFSYHNNVCWLSKGNVTARTFKLQKEVKIFCEQNNKAEFETWLKDEFWLLNLAYLADIFNQLKLNCQVQGINTNIVKFIDALKEFLCKLELWKKKVAQGNFSMFESLSSILKPKDKEPISIPESLQSNIISHLDLLESESHHYFPEVSESELRLVRSPLRCFAECVPDELQEELIDLQNDSTAIDVYEDKTIEEFWPSA; from the coding sequence ATGGAAGCAGAACATCAGGTTTTTTCATATCACAATAATGTTTGTTGGCTTTCCAAAGGAAACGTAACTGCAAGGACATTCAAGCTACAAAAAGAAGTTAAGATTTTTTGTGAACAGAACAACAAAGCAGAATTCGAAACATGGCTAAAGGATGAATTTTGGCTGCTTAATCTGGCCTACTTGGCGGACATATTCAACCAACTTAAACTCAATTGCCAGGTGCAAGGAATAAACACAAACATAGTCAAGTTCATAGATGCCTTGAAAGAATTCTTATGCAAACTTGAATTATGGAAGAAAAAGGTAGCTCAAGGTAATTTTTCTATGTTTGAATCGCTTTCCTCGATTCTAAAGCCCAAAGATAAAGAGCCTATTTCAATACCTGAATCATTACAAAGTAATATTATATCTCACTTGGATTTACTGGAGTCAGAGTCTCATCACTATTTTCCTGAGGTGAGTGAATCAGAACTGAGGCTTGTCAGAAGTCCTTTACGCTGTTTTGCTGAGTGCGTACCTGATGAGCTGCAGGAAGAACTCATAGATTTGCAGAATGACTCAACTGCCATAGatgtttatgaagataaaaccatTGAAGAATTTTGGCCTTCTGCATGA